The sequence GCCCCATGGCGCCATAGACCGCCTCGGCGCGCTCTTCGTCGATCAGTGTCATGCCGCCCTTGCGCATGCCGTGACGGTCGAGGAAGCCGTCTTCGGTGCGGGAAATCACGTCGACGATGGCGTTGCCGAAGCCGATCACATCGAGCTGGGGGACGGTCATGGACGGCGTTTCTCCGCAAGGTTTCGCCGGGAACGAGGGCGGGTCACGCGGTAGCAGACGGGCGCCCGTCCCGCAACGCTTGCCGCCGGGCGAGGGCGCGCGACAGCCCGGCCCGCTTCCCCTCCGGGCGCGGGCCGACTATGGCTAGCCGATGGCCCTGCTCCGCCACGCCTCCACCGTCGCCTTGTTCACCCTGACCTCGCGCGTGCTCGGCTTCGCCCGTGACGCCGGAGTGGCGGCGCTGTTCGGCACCGGGCTGGTGGCGGACGCCTCCGTCGCCGGCCTCGCTGTGCCCCAGATCGCCCGCCGGCTGCTCGGCGAGGGGGCGCTCAACGCAGCGCTGCTGCCGGCGCTGGCGCGGGCGGAGGACGCCCCGGCACGCCGGACGCTGGCCGGGGCGGTGGTGGTGGTGTTTGCCCTCGCCGGACTGCTGGTCGCGGGGCTTCTGTTCCTGTTCATGCCGGCCGTGGTGAGCGTTCTGGCGCCGGGCTTTGCCGGCGACGGCCCGCGCGCGGCGGGCGCCGTGCTGGCCGGACGGCTCACCGTGATCTGCCTGCCGCTCGCCTTGCTCGCCGGGGTGTTCGCCGCCTTCGCCAATGCGGCCGGCCGCTTCGCCCGGCCGGCCATGGCGCCGGCGGCGGCCAATGTCGCGGTGATCGCCCTGCTCGTGCTGCTCTGGCTCTCCGGCGCCCACACGATCAGCGCGTCCGCCGCGCTCATCTGGCTGGCGGCCGGCGTGGTGGCGGGAGCGCTGACGCAAGTTGCGCTGAACGCCGCCGCCCTGCCGCGCGGCTTTGTCCGCCTCACCTTCGCACCGGCGGACCTCAAGGCGGCTCTGCCGCTGCTCGCCGGTTCGGCGACGCCGCTGCTGGCCGCCGCCCTGCCGCAGCTGCGCTTTCTCATCGCCACGGCGGCGGCCTCCGGCCTTGGCGGTGGCGTCGCCGCCCTGTTCTACGCCACGAGGCTGGTCGAATTGCCGCTCGGGCTGGTCGGCGCCAGCGCCGGGGCGGTGCTGCTGCCGGCGCTGGCGGGCGGGCGCGGCGCGGCGGAGGAACCCGGCTTCGGCCCGACCGCGCTCGGGGCCGGCGGCCTCATCGCCGCGCTCGCGCTGTCGCTGCCGGCCGCGCTCGGCCTCGCTGTGCTGGCCCACCCCATCGTGGTGGTGCTGTTCCAGCGCGGCGCCTTCGATCCTCAGGCGAGCGAACTCACCGCCACCGCCCTCGCTCTGCTGGCGCTGACCCTGCCGGCGCAGGCGCTGGAGAAGGTGTTGATCGCCATTGCCTTCGCGTCCGGCCTGCCGCGGCTCGTCACCCTCGCCAGCCTGGCCGCGCTGCCGCTCGGGGCGCTGGCGGGCTTTCTCAGCGTGGGGGTGCTCGGCATGGCGGGGCCGGCGCTGGGTGTGCTGGTGTCCAGCCTCGTCGCGCTCGCCGGTCTCGGCCTCGGCCTCGCCCGCCGGCGGCTGGTGGTGCTGGCGAAACCCGTCCGCCGGCAGCTGCTCCGGCTCAGCCTGGCGGCGCTCGCCATGGCGGCGGCGGTGCTGCTGGCGCGCACCGCCTGCGAGAGCCTGCTGGCGCAGGGCGGGCTCGCCGCCGCCGGGGCACTGACCGGGCTGGTGGCGCTCGGCGGCGCGGTCTATGCCGGGCTGGCACTGGCGCTCGGCGGTGTCACCCTGACCGCGCTGCGGGCGGGCCTGCGCCGCTAGCCGTTCAACAGATGCGCGGGCGTTGAAGATGCTTGCCCCTGAAGGTCATGCGTGCCATAGCGCCCCCGCGCCGGGGGGCATTCCCGCAGCACGGCAGGGCGCAGACCACAGGACGCTCCGACATGGAATTCAAGCCGCTCGTGTTTTCCGGCGTCCAGCCGACCGGAAACCTGCATCTCGGCAATTATCTTGGCGCCATCCAGCGCTTCGTCGCGCTGCAGGACAGCCATGACTGCCTTTATTGCGTGGTCGACATGCACGCCATCACGGTGTGGCAGGACCCGGCCGACCTGAAGCGGCAGATCCGCGAGGTCACCGCCGCCTTCATCGCCTCCGGCATCGACCCGACCAAGCACATCGTGTTCAACCAGAGCCAGGTCTCCGGCCATGCCGAGCTTGCCTGGGTGTTCAACTGCGTGGCGCGCCTCGGCTGGCTCAACCGCATGACCCAGTTCAAGGAAAAGGCCGGCAAGGACCGCGAGAACGCCTCGGTGGGCCTTTACGCCTACCCGAACCTGATGGCCGCCGACATTCTGCTCTACCGCGCCACCCATGTGCCGGTCGGCGAGGACCAGAAGCAGCATCTGGAGCTGACCCGCGACATCGCGCAGAAGTTCAACAATGATTTCGGTCCCTCCATCGCCGCCAACGGGCTGGGCGAAGCGTTCTTCCCGCTGCCCGAGCCGCTGATCGGCGGGCCGGCGGCGCGGGTGATGAGCCTGCGCGACGGGGCGAAGAAGATGTCGAAGTCGGATCCGTCCGACCTCTCGCGCATCAACCTCACCGACGATGCCGATCTCATCGCCTCGAAGATCCGCAAGGCCAAGACCGATCCCGAGCCGCTGCCCTCCGAGGCGGAAGGGCTGAAGGGCCGGCCGGAGGCGGAGAATCTGGTCGGCATCTATGCCGCCCTCGCCAATGTCGCGAAGGAAGAAGTGCTCACCCAGTTCGGCGGCGGGCAGTTCTCCACCTTCAAGGCGGCGCTGGTCGATCTTGCGGTGACCAAGCTCGGGCCGATCGGGGCGGAGATGCAGCGTCTGGTGGCCGAGCCGGACCATATCGACGCCATTCTGCGCGACGGCGCCGCCCGTGCCCGCGCGCTGGCGGATGCCACCATGGCGAGCGTGCGCGACATCGTCGGCTTCGTGCGCTAGCCTTCAGCGGTTCCATTCGCCCGGAGGGAGCCCATGCCGCGCCGGCGCCAAAGCCATGAGCCCGGCCACCGCCGGAAGTTCCTCGTGCTGGCGGACGACACGCCGGAATGCGACCGCGCGCTCTATTACGCGGCGCGGCGCGCGGCGCGCACCGGCGGCGCCGTTGTGCTGCTCGCCGTGCTGCAGCTGGAAGAGGCGCCGAGCCAGTGGCTCGGCGTCGCCGATCTGATGCGGGCGGAAGCGACCGATAAGGCTGAAGCGCGGCTCGATCTGCTCTCCGCCCGGGCGGAAGGCATTGCCGGCGTCGACACCGAGCGGGTGGTGCGCGAGGGAGTGGTGGCCGACCAGATTCTCGCCGTCATCGAGGAAGACGAGGACATCGCCATCCTCGTGCTCGCCGCCGGCACCGGCAAGGAAGGGCCGGGGCCGCTCATCGCCTCGCTGGCCAAAGGCCTATGGGCGAGCCTGCCGGTGCCCGTTACCCTGGTGCCGGGCGCGCTCTCCGACAGCGAGATCGACGCGCTGGCGTGAGCGGGCAGACCTGAGGCGCGGCGCCGCGACGCCCTTCCCCTGGCGCCGGTGAGAGCTTATCTAAAGTGCACATTCCCCCGTCGCCGCGGCCTTGAACCCCGGTTGGCAAGGAGACCGACATGTTCATCCAGACCGAAGCCACCCCCAATCCCGCCACGCTCAAGTTCCTGCCCGGCCGTTCCGTGCTCGGCGACGGCACCTTCGAGGCGCGCGACGCCGAGGAGGCTGCGCGCTCGCCGCTGGCGGTGCGCCTGTTCGAGGTGCCCGGCGTCACCGGCGTGTTCTTCGGGTCGGATTTCGTCACCGTCACCAAGGCGCAGGGCGAGTGGGCGCATCTCAAGCCGGCCATTCTCGGCGCGATCATGGAGCATTTCGTCTCCGGCCAGCCGATCCTGCCCGAGGACCACGCGCACACCGCCGACGACGCTTTCTTCGAGGCCAAGGATGCCGGGCTGGTCGACACCATTCGCGAGCTGATCGACACCCGCGTGCGCCCGGCGGTGGCCAATGATGGCGGCGACATCACCTTCCGCGGCTACAAGGATGGCGTGGTGTTCCTCGCCATGAAGGGCTCCTGCGCCGGCTGCCCCTCCTCCACCGCGACGCTGAAGAACGGCATCGAGAACCTGCTCCGCCACTTCGTTCCCGACGTGGTGGAAGTACGCCCGGTCTGACCGCCGCTGCGGGCGCGCCCTTTCCATAGGGGCGCGCGCAGGTGCATGGTGGAACGATGACCGCGTTCCACCCTGCTGATTCTGGCCCATGCTGATTCTCGCCATCGACACCGCGCTCGACGCCTGTTCGGCGGCCCTGCACGACATGGACACCGACGCGACGCGGGCGATGGAGCATGTCGTCATGGCGCGCGGCCATGCCGAATCGCTGATCCCGATGGTGGAGCGGGTCATGAGCGCCGCTGGCGCAGCTTTCACCGATATCGATCTTTTCGCCGTCACCGTCGGACCGGGAAGCTTCACCGGCCTGCGCGTCGGCCTGTCGGCGGCGCGCGGCTTCGGTCTCGCCACCGGCAAGCCGGTGCTCGGCCTGCCGACGCTGACCGTGCTCGCCGCCCCGCTGCTGGCGCGCGACGATGCGGTCCCCGTGGCCGCCGCCATCGATGCCCGCCACGGCAATGTCTATCTGCAGATGATCGGCCCCGCCGGCCGGGTGCTGGTGAGCCCGCGCGCCATGGCGGCGAAGGATGCGGCGCGCTCGGTCGCCAACGGGCCGGTGCGGCTGGTCGGTTCCGGCGCCGGCCTCCTGGTCGATGCCTGGCCGATGGGCGCGCAGCCGCCGCTGGAGGTGCGCGCCACCGCGACGCCCGATCCGGTATGGCTGGCGCGGATCGCCAGCGTCGCCGATCCCGCCCGTTCCGAACCCAAGCCGCTTTATCTGCGCGACGCCGACGCCAAGCCGCAGACCGGCGGGCGGATCGCCCGGCGATGAGCCGGCTGCCGACCTGGCTCGACTGGATGACCCGCGCCCGCCCCGGCGAGGCGACGCTGCGCGCTATGCGGGCCGGCGATGCCGAGGCGCTGGCCCGGCTGCACGCGCAATCCTTCCGCATCGGCTGGGACGCGGCCGAATTCGAGCGGCTGATCGCCAACCGGCTGACGCGCGGGCTGGTGGCCACCGACGGCCCCGGCGGCCCGCCCGTCGGCTTCATCCTCCTGAGCGGGGTCAACCCGGAGATGGAAATCCTCTCGGTCGCGGTCGACAGCCGCCGGCGCGGCGCCGGGCTCGGCCGCCGGCTGGTGGAAGCCGCCTTCGGCACGCTGGCGGCGGAGGGCTACCGTACCGTGTTCCTCGAAGTCGAGGACGGCAATGCCGCCGCGCTGAAGCTCTATGCCCGCACCGGCTTCCACGAGATCGGCCGCCGCCCGGGCTATTATCGCAATGACGCCGGCGCGCCGGTGGCCGCGCTCACCATGCGACGGGACATCGCCTGAGGAAACCATTGCCCTCGCCCGCATCGCTGCGCCATAAGGCGGAGCGGGCGGGAATGCACCGAGACTTGCGGGCTGAAGGAAACAGGCCGAGGAATGAACGACAAGCCGACCGCGATCGAGGAAGCCTGCGTGACGCTGGGGTTGCGGATGACCGACCAGCGCCGGGTGATCGCCCGAATC comes from Ancylobacter polymorphus and encodes:
- a CDS encoding lipid II flippase MurJ, coding for MALLRHASTVALFTLTSRVLGFARDAGVAALFGTGLVADASVAGLAVPQIARRLLGEGALNAALLPALARAEDAPARRTLAGAVVVVFALAGLLVAGLLFLFMPAVVSVLAPGFAGDGPRAAGAVLAGRLTVICLPLALLAGVFAAFANAAGRFARPAMAPAAANVAVIALLVLLWLSGAHTISASAALIWLAAGVVAGALTQVALNAAALPRGFVRLTFAPADLKAALPLLAGSATPLLAAALPQLRFLIATAAASGLGGGVAALFYATRLVELPLGLVGASAGAVLLPALAGGRGAAEEPGFGPTALGAGGLIAALALSLPAALGLAVLAHPIVVVLFQRGAFDPQASELTATALALLALTLPAQALEKVLIAIAFASGLPRLVTLASLAALPLGALAGFLSVGVLGMAGPALGVLVSSLVALAGLGLGLARRRLVVLAKPVRRQLLRLSLAALAMAAAVLLARTACESLLAQGGLAAAGALTGLVALGGAVYAGLALALGGVTLTALRAGLRR
- the trpS gene encoding tryptophan--tRNA ligase — protein: MEFKPLVFSGVQPTGNLHLGNYLGAIQRFVALQDSHDCLYCVVDMHAITVWQDPADLKRQIREVTAAFIASGIDPTKHIVFNQSQVSGHAELAWVFNCVARLGWLNRMTQFKEKAGKDRENASVGLYAYPNLMAADILLYRATHVPVGEDQKQHLELTRDIAQKFNNDFGPSIAANGLGEAFFPLPEPLIGGPAARVMSLRDGAKKMSKSDPSDLSRINLTDDADLIASKIRKAKTDPEPLPSEAEGLKGRPEAENLVGIYAALANVAKEEVLTQFGGGQFSTFKAALVDLAVTKLGPIGAEMQRLVAEPDHIDAILRDGAARARALADATMASVRDIVGFVR
- a CDS encoding universal stress protein, whose product is MPRRRQSHEPGHRRKFLVLADDTPECDRALYYAARRAARTGGAVVLLAVLQLEEAPSQWLGVADLMRAEATDKAEARLDLLSARAEGIAGVDTERVVREGVVADQILAVIEEDEDIAILVLAAGTGKEGPGPLIASLAKGLWASLPVPVTLVPGALSDSEIDALA
- a CDS encoding NifU family protein, with translation MFIQTEATPNPATLKFLPGRSVLGDGTFEARDAEEAARSPLAVRLFEVPGVTGVFFGSDFVTVTKAQGEWAHLKPAILGAIMEHFVSGQPILPEDHAHTADDAFFEAKDAGLVDTIRELIDTRVRPAVANDGGDITFRGYKDGVVFLAMKGSCAGCPSSTATLKNGIENLLRHFVPDVVEVRPV
- the tsaB gene encoding tRNA (adenosine(37)-N6)-threonylcarbamoyltransferase complex dimerization subunit type 1 TsaB; protein product: MLILAIDTALDACSAALHDMDTDATRAMEHVVMARGHAESLIPMVERVMSAAGAAFTDIDLFAVTVGPGSFTGLRVGLSAARGFGLATGKPVLGLPTLTVLAAPLLARDDAVPVAAAIDARHGNVYLQMIGPAGRVLVSPRAMAAKDAARSVANGPVRLVGSGAGLLVDAWPMGAQPPLEVRATATPDPVWLARIASVADPARSEPKPLYLRDADAKPQTGGRIARR
- a CDS encoding GNAT family N-acetyltransferase; the encoded protein is MSRLPTWLDWMTRARPGEATLRAMRAGDAEALARLHAQSFRIGWDAAEFERLIANRLTRGLVATDGPGGPPVGFILLSGVNPEMEILSVAVDSRRRGAGLGRRLVEAAFGTLAAEGYRTVFLEVEDGNAAALKLYARTGFHEIGRRPGYYRNDAGAPVAALTMRRDIA